The following coding sequences are from one Panthera leo isolate Ple1 chromosome E1, P.leo_Ple1_pat1.1, whole genome shotgun sequence window:
- the NDUFAF8 gene encoding NADH dehydrogenase [ubiquinone] 1 alpha subcomplex assembly factor 8 isoform X3, giving the protein MSGNGAVWGRVRGRLRAFPERLAACRAEAAAYGRCVQASTAPGGRLTKDLCVQEFEALRNCFAAAASPGDKMKLRCVITGWKNLSAR; this is encoded by the exons ATGTCGGGGAACGGAGCGGTGTGGGGACGCGTGCGAGGCCGCCTCCGCGCCTTCCCCGAGCGCCTTGCGGCCTGTAGGGCCGAG GCCGCGGCTTATGGCAGGTGTGTGCAGGCGTCCACGGCCCCGGGCGGCCGCCTGACGAAGGACCTCTGTGTGCAGGAGTTCGAGGCCCTGCGGAACTGCTTCGCCGCCGCG GCCTCCCCAGGGGACAAGATGAAGCTTCGCTGTGTGATTACTGGTTGGAAGAATTTAAGTGCAAGATGA
- the NDUFAF8 gene encoding NADH dehydrogenase [ubiquinone] 1 alpha subcomplex assembly factor 8 isoform X1: MSGNGAVWGRVRGRLRAFPERLAACRAEAAAYGRCVQASTAPGGRLTKDLCVQEFEALRNCFAAATATPFCRGWKEIYRPLSWVCQNRLPEAGLPRGQDEASLCDYWLEEFKCKMKIKRAKTTPRGGL, translated from the exons ATGTCGGGGAACGGAGCGGTGTGGGGACGCGTGCGAGGCCGCCTCCGCGCCTTCCCCGAGCGCCTTGCGGCCTGTAGGGCCGAG GCCGCGGCTTATGGCAGGTGTGTGCAGGCGTCCACGGCCCCGGGCGGCCGCCTGACGAAGGACCTCTGTGTGCAGGAGTTCGAGGCCCTGCGGAACTGCTTCGCCGCCGCG ACAGcaaccccattttgcagagggtGGAAGGAAATCTATAGGCCACTGTCCTGGGTTTGTCAGAACAGGCTTCCAGAGGCTG GCCTCCCCAGGGGACAAGATGAAGCTTCGCTGTGTGATTACTGGTTGGAAGAATTTAAGTGCAAGATGAAGATCAAACGT GCCAAGACGACCCCAAGGGGAGGCCTTTAG
- the NDUFAF8 gene encoding NADH dehydrogenase [ubiquinone] 1 alpha subcomplex assembly factor 8 isoform X2 has protein sequence MSGNGAVWGRVRGRLRAFPERLAACRAEASTAPGGRLTKDLCVQEFEALRNCFAAATATPFCRGWKEIYRPLSWVCQNRLPEAGLPRGQDEASLCDYWLEEFKCKMKIKRAKTTPRGGL, from the exons ATGTCGGGGAACGGAGCGGTGTGGGGACGCGTGCGAGGCCGCCTCCGCGCCTTCCCCGAGCGCCTTGCGGCCTGTAGGGCCGAG GCGTCCACGGCCCCGGGCGGCCGCCTGACGAAGGACCTCTGTGTGCAGGAGTTCGAGGCCCTGCGGAACTGCTTCGCCGCCGCG ACAGcaaccccattttgcagagggtGGAAGGAAATCTATAGGCCACTGTCCTGGGTTTGTCAGAACAGGCTTCCAGAGGCTG GCCTCCCCAGGGGACAAGATGAAGCTTCGCTGTGTGATTACTGGTTGGAAGAATTTAAGTGCAAGATGAAGATCAAACGT GCCAAGACGACCCCAAGGGGAGGCCTTTAG
- the NDUFAF8 gene encoding NADH dehydrogenase [ubiquinone] 1 alpha subcomplex assembly factor 8 isoform X4 — protein MSGNGAVWGRVRGRLRAFPERLAACRAEAAAYGRCVQASTAPGGRLTKDLCVQEFEALRNCFAAAAKTTPRGGL, from the exons ATGTCGGGGAACGGAGCGGTGTGGGGACGCGTGCGAGGCCGCCTCCGCGCCTTCCCCGAGCGCCTTGCGGCCTGTAGGGCCGAG GCCGCGGCTTATGGCAGGTGTGTGCAGGCGTCCACGGCCCCGGGCGGCCGCCTGACGAAGGACCTCTGTGTGCAGGAGTTCGAGGCCCTGCGGAACTGCTTCGCCGCCGCG GCCAAGACGACCCCAAGGGGAGGCCTTTAG